AGGCGCACAGGCGACCACGTGGGCTGGGCATTGTCCGCGACATCCTCGAGCGCCGAACGTAGCGCAACCACGGGGCCAAGACCCTCGGCCTCGACGTTGCCCAGCTCGCAGCGCCAACGCGAGCCGGACGCCAGCGTCGCAAAAATGCTCGGCCCCTCGGGCGCGGCCCACCGGTTGGACATGAAGAGCGCGCTCACCCGCGCGGGCTGGATCGTCAACGGGTCGTCCGCGTAGTCCGGCACAAACCCGATCGCGCCAACCCCGAGCGTGTCGACAAAGCCAATCAAGCGTTCGCCGTTCCCCAGCACCAGCACATCGTCCTGGGTCGGCTCACTGGGCGGCGCAACCGCGGGGTCCAGCACCACCCACGCCAAATCATCGAGCGACACCGCGATCGCCGGGAGCCCGTCGGCCCCACGCCACGCAACCGACTCCGCATCGTCGAGCACGGGTCGCAGCCGCTGACCCCGCAGGCCGACGATCCGCTGGCCGTCCGTCGTCACTAGCACCGGCAGCGCTTCGTCAACCTCAATAGATGTCGAGGGAAACGTCAGCCGAACGATCGCATCAAACCCCGCCTCGGCCCGGGCACCCTGTGCGTCGTAGTACACCACGCGCTGACGAGCAGCATCAAGCTCCAGCAGCACGATCGGCTCGGGCGCCAGCGACAGGTCATACAGCACCGCCTCGACCGCGTCCTGTGCTGCAGCGCCAAACGCGACCAGACACGAACACACACATGCAACACCTAGAAGAAGCCCACGGATTGCATCCGTGGGAAAACACCCACGCTTCAATAGCGTGGGCTTCATGCAACAACTCAACACAGCCTGCTTCATACGACTCCACTTCTATCGCTGGAAGATCGGCAACAGCCGGTAGGGCATCTGCAGCACGATCAGCGCCATGCCCGTGGCGTAGGGCCCGCCGTGGGGCGATTCCCATCGGCCGTCGCGCTGCTGCCGCTCGATCAGCCGTTCGCGGATGTAGGGGAAGTAGCTGGCCCAGTGCTCGCCGCCGGCGATGAACATCGCCTGCGAACAGTAGTAGTGGCCGTAGTACTCGTGCCCGCCGCGGTCGTTGCCCGACTCGATCTGGCTGTGCAGGTAGGCGAGCCCGTCCTCGATCGCGTCGCCCTCGTACACCCCGGCGTAGTAGAGCGACGCGACGCCCGCCGCGCTGCGCGGGAAGGCGGAGCTGCCGCCGGAGGTCATGTACTGGAACCCGCCGTCGCGTGTGTTCTGGCAGTTCTTCACGTAGCCGATCGCGTCTTCGATCGTCTCATCGGGCACGCTGATGCCCACCATGCGCGCCGCGCGCAGCGCCTTGATCTGGCAGATCGTCACCGACAGGTCCGCATCAAACGGGATGGGCTGGTAGCGCCAGCCGCCCTCGTGGTTCTGGCACTTGACGATCAGGCGGACCGCCTTGACCAGCGCGTCGCGCACCTGCTCGTCGTCGGTCATGCCGTAGATCTCGGCGAGGAAGAGTGTCGCGAAACCATGCCCATACATCGGGCCGTGCGACACGTGGGGCGACGCGATGAGCCCGGAGGCCTGCGCGTGGCTGAGCATGTAGGCGAGCCCCTTCTCGACGACGGGGCCGTAGTCGCCCCGGCCCGGCAGCTCGCCGTTGGCCATGAACGCGAGGCAGCAGATCGCCGTCACCCCCGCGTGCCCCCCGCCGTAGCGTTCGGCGGTAAAACTCCCGTCCTCGTTCTGCTGCTCGGCAAGATACGCAAGCCCGCGCGCGACCGCCTCCTCCATCTCGTCGGTGACCTCGACAAAATCAACGGCGTCCTCGCGCGGCGCAGCCTCTCCACCCTCGGCCCCGGCAGAGGTCGCTTCTGCGGCCGTGTCTTCAACCACCAGCGCTTCCACATCCTGCGCAGTAATCGGCAGCGCCACGAGACACAACGCCAAGACGCCGAGACATGAAGTCGTCAAGCCAAAACACTTAGGCAAAAAAAACATCACTCCTCCTCCGCCTGCTGTCGGCTCAGCTCCGCGATCCGACGGTAGTACGCCTCGGTCACCGCGCGGTACACCGGATTAAACGTCTCGCCCAAGCTCTCCGCCAGCTCATCGCGCAGACGCGGCGGCAGGTTCCCCCACTCGCCTTCGCGCAGCTCCTCCATCGACAGGTCCGTGTTGCGCACATCGCCCCGCTGCGATTCGCCGTTGCCGGGTTGGCCGCCCTGCTGTTCGCCTTCGCCGGGCTGCTCACCTTCCTGCTCACCCTCACCTTCGCCTTGTGGTTGGGCGGGTTGTTCGCCCTCGCCTTGTTGCTCGCCTTGTTGTTCACCCTGCTGCTGGCCGCCACGGTCGGCCTGTCGCGCCTCCTGCGATGGCTGCTGGCTCGAAGAACTCGGGCTCTCGGACTCCGACTTCTGCGCCGAGGCGATGATCTGTTCGAGCTTCAAAATAATCTCGTCCTGCAGCCGCTGCGTATCGATCCCCGCGTCCTGGTCTTCGCCGATGCGCGCCGCCGCGAGCCCCATATCCTGCACCGCCTGCGCGAACTGATCCGCCGCCTGCTCACCATTCAAACGCTGCTCCAGCTCACGATCGATGTCCGGCGTGTCGTCAGCGGGTTCATCACCGGGTTCGATCGGCTCGTCCGGTTCGTCGCCGTTGTCATCACCCGTGCCGAGCAGGTCGTCCAGCGATGGCTCGCTGTCGGCCGCGACGTCATCGTTCTCGGCGGCGTCCTGCGCGAGCGCGGGGGCACCGCCCCACAACAGCGTGGCCGACAGCATCGCAGCGAGCAGCATGTTGGTTTTCATCGGTTCCATCAGGTCTCCCTTGGCGCACCTCGACTTCTTGGCGTAAATCTTACTCCGGCACTTCCGGCGTCGGCGGCTGAGGCGAACCGCCCCCTCCCATCATCGCTTCGAGCTTCTCAATCAGCTGCGCCCCGAGCTCGCCCAGCTCGCGCTGCTGTGCGGACAGTTCCTGCAAACGCTGGGCCCGCTCGGCCGGCGTCAGCTGATCGCCCAGCCGGTCGAGCATCTCCGTCTGACGACGCAGGTCGATCTGCACCTCACGCAGCAGTTTCACCTGCGCCAGGTCCGGCACCAGCGGCGGCGGCGATTCACCGCCTTCGCCTTCGCCGGTTTGCTGTTCTTGCTCCTGCTGCTCGCGCTCGAACTTGTCGGGGTCGCCCGTATCCTCGAGCGCCTCCGCCATCGCACGCAGCAGCGCCGCTACCCGCGCCTGCTCGGCCAAGACCAAGCCGTCCGCCCGACGCTCACGCAGGCGCACATACGCCCGGCCCGACGCCTGGTCGATCCGGCGGTGCATCGACTGGTACACCATCGCCTCGCCCGCCTGCTCCGACAGTTGCTCGGCCTCGACGCGGATCGCCTCCTGCGCCGCGTCAAACGTCGCACCCTCCAACGCTTCTTCGTGCAGCGCATTGACCTGACGCCAGTCGCGTCGGCCATACGCTTCGCCACGCTCGTGCTGCGCGACGAGGTCGTGCAGCGCCTGCTGACGCTCGGCCAGCTCCGTATACGCCTGCTTCAGCGCCGCGCGTTCCTGGCGCTGCTGCTCCTGTTCCTGCTCCTGCTGTTCTTCGTTGAGCAGACGCAGCGCTTCTCGCAGGTGCGCGAGCGCCTCGGTCTCGGCCTGCTCGGCCGCGCCCTTGTCGTTGGCACGCAGGCCGCGCACCGCCTGGGCCTGAGCCGATACGGCCTGGCCCAGCGCCTTGCTCGCCGCGTCGGTCTCGGGCGTCGCCGCGGCCTCCTGCTCGACCAGCATCGTCCGCCGACGAAGCTGCATCAGCGGCGCTTCGAGGATCGCCACCGCGCCGGGCTGCGCCTGCGCGGCGTTGGCCAACTGTGCTTCCTGCTCGTCGACCAGCTTTTGTACCTTTTCGGCGAGTTCCTGAAGCAGCCGGCGAAGCTCCTCCTGCTGGCGCTGCTGCTGCCGGCCCATCTCGGCGAGCATCTGCTCGAGCGTCGCCTGGGCCTGCTGCTGCCGCGTCGCCGCGTCGGTGATCTGGTTTTCTTCGAGCTCCTGCGCGGCCTGCTCGGTGTTCTCTTCGAGCCCCTGGCGCTCGCCGACCTCGGCCGCCTCCTGCATCGTCCGCGCTGCGGCACGCTGCTGCGGGGTCGCCTGCTGCTCGCCCTGTTCAGCGATCTGCCCCGCGGTCGATCGCATCTTGTCCAGGAGCGCCGCCGCACGCTCCGCGATCTCCTGCTGGTTGCGCGCATTGCGATCCAGCTGTTCCTGCAAGTCCTCCGGCAACTCCTCACGCTCCTGACCCACCGTCTGCGGCAACAGCTCGCGGGTGTCGTCGGCGACGCGCTCGGCGTCCTGCTGCAACTGCGACAGCTCCGACTCGACCTCGCCGATCGACTCGCCTACATCCAACGCCGCGACCAGCGCCGCCAGCTCGCGCTGCACCTGCTCCTGCGATTCGCCGGCCTCCTGCTGGGCCTGCTGCTGCTGCCGTTCGGCGTCCTCGGCCTTCTGCGTCTGTGCTTGCTGCTGCGCCTCCTCGCCTTGCTGCTCGGCCTGCTGTGCTTGCTGCCTCGCTTCGTTACCGCGCTGCTGTTCCTGACTCGATCGATCAAGCGACCGCTGGGCCTGTTCACTGGCTTCCTGCGCGGCGTCGAGCATGCCGTCCGCCTGATCGATCAGTTCTTCGAGCGGGTCGAGCCCGGTCGCACCGTTGCGTTCGAGGCGCTCGCGCAGCGCATCGACCTGCTCGCGCTGCGCGGCGACACGGCGTGAGACCTCGCCCTGCTGCGCGGCCGTCTCGGCCGGGTCCATGCCGTCCTCGTTACGCTGGCGGAGGATGCGCTGGGTGCGTTCAAGCGACTGGGCCGTGTCCCGCACGCCGCGCAGGACCCGGCGGGCCTGGTCGGCGAGTTCCTGCTCGGTAATGATGCGCAGCCGGCGGGTCTGCGATTGAACGAGGTCGTGCCGCTGCGTTCGATCGCTGCCGTCGATCGCGATCTCGAAGATGTCCTGTCCGACGGCCGTCACAAATACCTCGTCGCCGGGCAGGAGGTCGAGCGTCGAGAGGTCGAGCGTGTGTTCGAGTTCGAGCGTACCCGATCGGCCTGTGGTGAATAAGGCCGGGTCTTCAATCACTTGCGTGCCCGTTTCCTCCGCGTCCTCGGGTGTGTTCGCGCGGTCGGGCGCGACGACGGCCAGCGCGAGCGACTCCATCGCGATGTCGTCCTCGCCCATCGCCTTGAGCAGCACCCGCGCGGTGGGCAACACGGTCTCATCCGTCATCGGTTCGAGCAGGACGACGGTGGGCGCTTCGTCTTGTAGCACTTGCAGGCGGTAGAGCCGGTCGCTGTCCGTGGAGGTGAGCCCATGCGCATCGGTGAGCGCGATCGAGAAGTCGGCGTTACTAAGGAGTTCCGTAATCTGGAGAGTAAAGCCAATGACATCCCCGGCTTGGTTTCTAAACAACTCGGCGTCGGCAGACACCCAGCGGCTAGCGACACGGCCGGTTCCATTCCGGGGTAGATGCAACAAATCTTCAGTGAGTCGGTAGGCATTGATCGTCGGGATTGACTTGTTGAACTCTACTCGCAGCGTCACATCGGAATGCATGTACGCCGACGCCGTGGCGATGCGGTCCTGCTGCTCGTGCATCGGGATCGTCTGCTCGCGGAGGAGCCCCTGCGCGTAGCCGGGCGGTGTGATCGTCGCGACGACGGAGACGACCTCGGGCCGGGCCGCGAGGGTGAGCTCGGCGGGTTCGGTGGTGAAATCGCCTGCGGTGAAGGTGTATTCGAGTACCGCGCTGTCGCGCTCCCCGGCCATGAGCGACCGCGCGACCTGCGGCGGGACCTCGACCAGGGTCTCGAACACCCCGGCGTTCCCGGCCGCGTGTTCGGCGCGCTGCTCGGCCACACGCACCCGCATCCACTCGCCCGCCTCGCCATCGCCCTCGGCATCGACGACGCGGTAGGCGATCTCCATCTTCATGCCCGGCGCGAGCCCCTGCGTGACCTTCGCCCGCAGCCGAACCATGCCGTCGACGGGGCGCACCGCGTCGTCGGTGAGCGACTCGATGGCGTTGCGCTTGGGCCACTGCGCCTCGCCCAGCGGCATGAGCCAGCGCTGCGCCGCCGTCGATGCGGCGGCGGGCGCGCTGCCGGCGATGGTACCCATCACTGTGAGCGCCAGCAGCGCCAACAGCGCGGCCTTGAGTGTTGGCTTGGGTTTGATGAGCTTGTTGAGATCGACATCGTCGAGCTTGGACGCGGCCTCGTCGACGGCGCGCTTGGCCATCGTCGCCGTCGTCGCGCGGGCCCGGGGCTCCTCGTATTCGCCGCCGCCGGTCGAGAATGCTACGGCCGAGGCGAGCGAGCCCGAGAGCTGCGGGTACAGACGCTCGGCCCGCAGCGCAAGCTCCGCGATCGTCGGCCAAAACCTGTACGCCTGGGCCACGCGCGTCAGCAGCCAGACCCCGGCGAGCCCGAGCACGATGAGCCCGAGCCCGAGGCGGATCACCCCGGGCAGCCGGAGCGCGTAGTCGATCAGCCCGAGCACGATCGCGACGGCGACGAGCACCGCGACCCACTGCGCGACCCGCCGAAAGATCAGCAGCAGCCGGCTGGTGCGGCGGACGTGTTCGAGTTGGCGGGCGACGTGCTGCATAAGAGGATCTACCGCGGAGAGGGGCGGGCCGACTGGATTCAGACGCTCGGCAAGGCCAGGGGGTTCCGTTGGTGCGAAGATAGGCGGGGTTACTCCATCATATCGGCGAAAAACCGGGAAAAACAGAACGAATCTCGAAGCCCACGGATTTCATCCGTGGGAGACCCACCCTTAGAAAGGGTGGGCTTCAAAACAGTCTGCCGCCTCACACCAGCTTCACCACGCGGCGCAGGACCCATTCCAGCGTCAGCAGCACGAGGATCAGCCCCAGCGCGAGCATCGTGTTGGTCAGCGGCTTGCGGGTCTCGTGCGTGATCTCGCGGGAGAGGTCGGCGACGAGGGTTTCGAGCCGGCCCAGGTCATTGAGCGCGATGACCGCGCCGCCCGTGCCGTTGGCCAGGCGGACCAGCCGGTCGTGGTCGGTCTCGGCGTGCGCCATCTCCTCGGCCGGGTCACGCACCTCGGCGCTGGCCTCCAGCCCGATGGGCTCCAGCAGCGGCTCGGTCACACGCAGCACGAACTGGCCCGACCGGTCCGACCGCCAGACCGCGCGGTAGGTCGATTGGGTTGGCGTACCCGTGCCCGTCGGCGTGGAGACGGGGCGCAGATCCAGCTCGCCGACCTGTTCGCCGACCGGCTCGGTACCACCCTCTTCTTCGTTTGACCTTTCGGCCGACGTGTCCTGATAGACGGTGACGGCGATGGTGGGCGGCGCGATGCGCATCAGCGCGGGGTCGTCGATGACGAGTTCGACGAGCTGCGCCGCGCCGAGGTCGACGACGGGTGGGCCGACGGTGAAGTTCGCGCGGTCGTCCTGTTGTTGGACGCGTGCGGTGCCGAGCTTGCGGATGAGCTGGATCCAGAACTGCTCGAAGAAGACCTCGCCGCCGACGCGTCGCCAGCGCCAGGTCTCGTCGGTGCCGACGTAGAGGGTCTCGCCCGCGCCGTAGCGGTAGAGCACGACCAGGGGCTGGGGCTGGCCGGATTCGGCGTCAACCATGCCGATGGCGTTGGCGAGGGGTTTCGCGCCGGGGCGCAGCGGGCCGAGGTCCTGCGCCCAGCGGAACGCGGGCAGGTTGTCGGGCCACTCGGGCTGGGCCTGTCCGTCGCCGGTGTCGCGCCCCAGCGAGAGCTGCAACAGGTTGAGCAGCCGCGCGGCGGGTGTGGGCTCCATCGGCACGTCGCGCCCGGTCGCGGGCACGAGTCGGCCGACCGACCCCGGGCGGGTCATCGGCAGCAGCAGCTCAAGGTCCGTGCCCGCGTAGAAGTTGGGCGTGTACCGCTCGCCGCCGATCCACAAGAGCCCCGCGCCGCGCTGCGCGACGTGGTCACGGATCAGCGCGAGCTGGTCGTCGGAAAAGTAGCGCGGCCGAACATCGCCGATCATGATCACGTCGTAGGGCCGGAGTTCCTCGGCCGTCTGCGGGAAGTGGGTGATGGGCGAGTCGCCGTCCTGCACAAACGAGCGGTCCGAATCGATCAGCAGCATCGACGAGTCGATCGAGTCTTCCCGCGTCAGCATCGACACCAGGAACTGGTACTCCCACCGCGCGGTGCCTTCGACGTAGAGCACC
The sequence above is a segment of the Phycisphaeraceae bacterium D3-23 genome. Coding sequences within it:
- a CDS encoding terpene cyclase/mutase family protein encodes the protein MTTSCLGVLALCLVALPITAQDVEALVVEDTAAEATSAGAEGGEAAPREDAVDFVEVTDEMEEAVARGLAYLAEQQNEDGSFTAERYGGGHAGVTAICCLAFMANGELPGRGDYGPVVEKGLAYMLSHAQASGLIASPHVSHGPMYGHGFATLFLAEIYGMTDDEQVRDALVKAVRLIVKCQNHEGGWRYQPIPFDADLSVTICQIKALRAARMVGISVPDETIEDAIGYVKNCQNTRDGGFQYMTSGGSSAFPRSAAGVASLYYAGVYEGDAIEDGLAYLHSQIESGNDRGGHEYYGHYYCSQAMFIAGGEHWASYFPYIRERLIERQQRDGRWESPHGGPYATGMALIVLQMPYRLLPIFQR